In Penaeus monodon isolate SGIC_2016 chromosome 43, NSTDA_Pmon_1, whole genome shotgun sequence, one DNA window encodes the following:
- the LOC119568356 gene encoding protein bric-a-brac 2-like isoform X2 has translation MNNEGVGNNSPLSTDTLNLGMSPGVSEVVGVVGSTRRTSRVWRYFGMVDNCHYICRLCSFVGAYTNTTNMRKHIQHHHPERFQDILDHTRPTTRPFYTNTLTRMRPPQNFPVAAAQGPTYPLVYAQSVAPKRMILPKPPELNFGHAHGGGTDHTLTPTVPAQPPQVPSSQHASLILPPTQAPATSGLSYSSQAPSAAVATPSVSPAHPNAVTACELSPEESKLVNQFFPPLGEATECSSDSDTTSRGLPGTEERGAGEFGQGGEDMPVSLSPEQFLSEASEREPTPAPPTPTPPKPESYQLRHNNHLTIVLEALARDEAFMDVTLTAQGRSLKAHKSVLSAVSPYFRGVLRDNPCQHPIIIMPRDVRFEELYSIVNYIYKGEMTVAAEDLTSLLKTAEILQVSGLAPSDSTATVNPSTESCATGNVRSSSASSSSSSSTHPPGARTVRPPKATPQGVATPPARPKSRDCMINPTDFMDVDMTCVKEEVASGGEEEEDSANNEVAIPPPANENGKQDEPQETRNSSPTIEHVQETTPTVPVSQVQEPTTTAATPTIKSEPGGSVDHPPASIAPEDPIPFMCPHCQEIHRSNEMIMSHLRLKHPSKPSFVCGCGRVFVRQLQHQAHTRVCSSSS, from the exons ATGAATAACGAAGGCGTGGGTAACAACAGCCCTCTGTCGACCGACACCCTGAACCTCGGCATGAGCCCGGGCGTGAGCGAGGTCGTGGGCGTGGTTGGGTCGACGCGGCGCACCTCGCGGGTCTGGCGCTACTTCGGCATGGTCGACAACTGCCACTACATCTGCCGCCTGTGCTCCTTCGTCGGTGCctacaccaacaccaccaacatgcGCAAGCACATCCAGCACCACCACCCCGAGCGGTTCCAGGACATCCTGGACCACACGCGGCCCACCACACGCCCCTTCTACACCAACACGCTCACCCGCATGCGGCCGCCGCAGAACTTCCCCGTCGCCGCCGCCCAGGGCCCCACGTACCCGCTGGTCTACGCGCAGAGCGTCGCGCCCAAGAGGATGATCCTGCCTAAGCCCCCGGAGCTGAACTTCGGCCACGCCCACGGCGGGGGCACGGACCACACTCTGACCCCAACGGTGCCCGCCCAGCCGCCGCAAGTGCCTTCGTCGCAGCACGCCTCCTTGATCCTGCCGCCCACGCAGGCGCCCGCCACCTCGGGCCTGTCCTACTCCTCCCAGGCGCCGTCAGCCGCCGTGGCCACGCCGTCGGTCTCGCCGGCGCACCCGAACGCGGTGACCGCCTGCGAGCTCAGTCCGGAGGAGTCGAAGCTCGTGAACCAGTTCTTCCCTCCCTTAGGCGAAGCCACCGAGTGCTCAAGCGATTCGGACACCACGTCTCGAG gTCTCCCGGGcacggaggagagaggggcaggcGAGTTCGGGCAGGGGGGCGAGGACATGCCCGTGTCACTGTCCCCGGAGCAGTTCCTGTCGGAGGCCAGCGAGCGGGAACCGACTCCTGCgcccccgacccccacccctcCAAAGCCTG AGAGTTACCAGCTGCGGCATAACAACCACCTGACGATCGTGCTGGAGGCCCTCGCTCGCGATGAAGCCTTCATGGACGTCACGCTGACCGCCCAGGGAAGGTCTCTCAAAGCCCATAAG TCAGTGTTGTCAGCTGTCAGCCCTTATTTCCGGGGAGTGTTGCGGGACAACCCGTGCCAGCATCCCATCATTATTATGCCACGGGATGTTCGCTTTGAAGAGCTTTACAGCATAGTCAATTATATTTACAA GGGTGAAATGACAGTAGCAGCAGAAGATCTGACTTCGTTACTGAAGACCGCTGAAATTCTCCAAGTGTCAGGCCTGGCACCTTCGGATTCGACGGCAACGGTGAACCCCAGCACAGAATCTTGCGCTACCGGCAATGTCCGGTCTTCTTCTGCCTCCTCATCCTCGTCGTCTTCCACCCACCCGCCCGGGGCAAGAACAGTGAGGCCCCCCAAGGCAACTCCTCAGGGAGTCGCCACACCACCAGCCAGACCCAAATCTCGAGACTGTATGATAAACCCAACAGATTTCATGGATGTGGACATGACTTGTGTTAAGGAG GAAGTAGCAAGTggaggcgaagaagaggaggacagtGCAAATAACGAGGTTGCCATTCCGCCCCCGGCAAACGAAAATGGAAAGCAAGACGAGCCCCAGGAAACAAGAAACAGTTCCCCAACTATAGAGCATGTACAAGAGACGACTCCAACGGTACCTGTCAGTCAAGTCCAAGAACCCACGACCACAGCAGCCACCCCGACCATAAAATCGGAGCCCGGAGGTTCTGTAGATCACCCCCCTGCCAGCATTGCCCCTGAAGACCCCATACCGTTCATGTGTCCCCACTGCCAAGAAATACACAgaagtaatgaaatgataatgtcaCATCTCAGACTGAAACATCCAAGTAAGCCCAGTTTTGTTTGCGGATGTGGACGCGTGTTTGTTCGGCAGCTCCAGCACCAAGCCCACACAAGAGTATGTTCTAGTTCATCTTGA
- the LOC119568356 gene encoding zinc finger and BTB domain-containing protein 14-like isoform X1, with translation MNNEGVGNNSPLSTDTLNLGMSPGVSEVVGVVGSTRRTSRVWRYFGMVDNCHYICRLCSFVGAYTNTTNMRKHIQHHHPERFQDILDHTRPTTRPFYTNTLTRMRPPQNFPVAAAQGPTYPLVYAQSVAPKRMILPKPPELNFGHAHGGGTDHTLTPTVPAQPPQVPSSQHASLILPPTQAPATSGLSYSSQAPSAAVATPSVSPAHPNAVTACELSPEESKLVNQFFPPLGEATECSSDSDTTSRGLPGTEERGAGEFGQGGEDMPVSLSPEQFLSEASEREPTPAPPTPTPPKPVNFRLPESYQLRHNNHLTIVLEALARDEAFMDVTLTAQGRSLKAHKSVLSAVSPYFRGVLRDNPCQHPIIIMPRDVRFEELYSIVNYIYKGEMTVAAEDLTSLLKTAEILQVSGLAPSDSTATVNPSTESCATGNVRSSSASSSSSSSTHPPGARTVRPPKATPQGVATPPARPKSRDCMINPTDFMDVDMTCVKEEVASGGEEEEDSANNEVAIPPPANENGKQDEPQETRNSSPTIEHVQETTPTVPVSQVQEPTTTAATPTIKSEPGGSVDHPPASIAPEDPIPFMCPHCQEIHRSNEMIMSHLRLKHPSKPSFVCGCGRVFVRQLQHQAHTRVCSSSS, from the exons ATGAATAACGAAGGCGTGGGTAACAACAGCCCTCTGTCGACCGACACCCTGAACCTCGGCATGAGCCCGGGCGTGAGCGAGGTCGTGGGCGTGGTTGGGTCGACGCGGCGCACCTCGCGGGTCTGGCGCTACTTCGGCATGGTCGACAACTGCCACTACATCTGCCGCCTGTGCTCCTTCGTCGGTGCctacaccaacaccaccaacatgcGCAAGCACATCCAGCACCACCACCCCGAGCGGTTCCAGGACATCCTGGACCACACGCGGCCCACCACACGCCCCTTCTACACCAACACGCTCACCCGCATGCGGCCGCCGCAGAACTTCCCCGTCGCCGCCGCCCAGGGCCCCACGTACCCGCTGGTCTACGCGCAGAGCGTCGCGCCCAAGAGGATGATCCTGCCTAAGCCCCCGGAGCTGAACTTCGGCCACGCCCACGGCGGGGGCACGGACCACACTCTGACCCCAACGGTGCCCGCCCAGCCGCCGCAAGTGCCTTCGTCGCAGCACGCCTCCTTGATCCTGCCGCCCACGCAGGCGCCCGCCACCTCGGGCCTGTCCTACTCCTCCCAGGCGCCGTCAGCCGCCGTGGCCACGCCGTCGGTCTCGCCGGCGCACCCGAACGCGGTGACCGCCTGCGAGCTCAGTCCGGAGGAGTCGAAGCTCGTGAACCAGTTCTTCCCTCCCTTAGGCGAAGCCACCGAGTGCTCAAGCGATTCGGACACCACGTCTCGAG gTCTCCCGGGcacggaggagagaggggcaggcGAGTTCGGGCAGGGGGGCGAGGACATGCCCGTGTCACTGTCCCCGGAGCAGTTCCTGTCGGAGGCCAGCGAGCGGGAACCGACTCCTGCgcccccgacccccacccctcCAAAGCCTG TGAATTTCCGTCTTCCAGAGAGTTACCAGCTGCGGCATAACAACCACCTGACGATCGTGCTGGAGGCCCTCGCTCGCGATGAAGCCTTCATGGACGTCACGCTGACCGCCCAGGGAAGGTCTCTCAAAGCCCATAAG TCAGTGTTGTCAGCTGTCAGCCCTTATTTCCGGGGAGTGTTGCGGGACAACCCGTGCCAGCATCCCATCATTATTATGCCACGGGATGTTCGCTTTGAAGAGCTTTACAGCATAGTCAATTATATTTACAA GGGTGAAATGACAGTAGCAGCAGAAGATCTGACTTCGTTACTGAAGACCGCTGAAATTCTCCAAGTGTCAGGCCTGGCACCTTCGGATTCGACGGCAACGGTGAACCCCAGCACAGAATCTTGCGCTACCGGCAATGTCCGGTCTTCTTCTGCCTCCTCATCCTCGTCGTCTTCCACCCACCCGCCCGGGGCAAGAACAGTGAGGCCCCCCAAGGCAACTCCTCAGGGAGTCGCCACACCACCAGCCAGACCCAAATCTCGAGACTGTATGATAAACCCAACAGATTTCATGGATGTGGACATGACTTGTGTTAAGGAG GAAGTAGCAAGTggaggcgaagaagaggaggacagtGCAAATAACGAGGTTGCCATTCCGCCCCCGGCAAACGAAAATGGAAAGCAAGACGAGCCCCAGGAAACAAGAAACAGTTCCCCAACTATAGAGCATGTACAAGAGACGACTCCAACGGTACCTGTCAGTCAAGTCCAAGAACCCACGACCACAGCAGCCACCCCGACCATAAAATCGGAGCCCGGAGGTTCTGTAGATCACCCCCCTGCCAGCATTGCCCCTGAAGACCCCATACCGTTCATGTGTCCCCACTGCCAAGAAATACACAgaagtaatgaaatgataatgtcaCATCTCAGACTGAAACATCCAAGTAAGCCCAGTTTTGTTTGCGGATGTGGACGCGTGTTTGTTCGGCAGCTCCAGCACCAAGCCCACACAAGAGTATGTTCTAGTTCATCTTGA
- the LOC119568036 gene encoding LOW QUALITY PROTEIN: protein bric-a-brac 2-like (The sequence of the model RefSeq protein was modified relative to this genomic sequence to represent the inferred CDS: inserted 2 bases in 2 codons; deleted 1 base in 1 codon), with amino-acid sequence MNNEGVGNNSPLSTDTLNLGMSPGVSEVVGVVGSTRRTSRVWRYFGMVDNCHYICRLCSFVGAYTNTTNMRKHIQHHHPERFQDILDHTRPTTRPFYTNTLTRMRPPQNFPVAAAQGPTYPLVYAQSVAPKRMILPKPPELNFGHAHGGGTDHTLTPTVPAQPPQVPSSQHASLILPPTQAPATSGLSYSSQVPSAAVATPSASPAHPNAVTACELSPEESKLVNQFFPPLGEATECSSDSDTTSRGLPGTEERGAGEFGQGGEDMPVSLSPEQFLSEASEREPTPAXPTPTPPKPESYQLRHNNHLTIVLEALARDEAFMDVTLTAQGRSLKAHKSVLSAVSPYFRGVLRDNPCQHPIIIMPRDVRFEELYSIVNYIYKGEMTVAAEDLTSLLKTAEILQVSGLAPSDSTATVNPSTESCATGNVRSSSASSSSSSSTHPPGARTVRPPKATPQGVATPPARPKSRDCMINPTDFMDVDMTCVKEEVASGGEEEEDSANNEVAIPPPANENGKQDEPQETRNSSPTIEHVQETTPTVPVSQVQEPTTTAAXPTIKSEPGGSVDHPPASIAPEDPIPFMCPHCQEIHRSNEMIMSHLRLKHPSKPSFVCGCGRVFVRQLQHQAHTRVCSSSS; translated from the exons ATGAATAACGAAGGCGTGGGTAACAACAGCCCTCTGTCGACCGACACCCTGAACCTCGGCATGAGCCCGGGCGTGAGCGAGGTCGTGGGCGTGGTTGGGTCGACGCGGCGCACCTCGCGGGTCTGGCGCTACTTCGGCATGGTCGAC AACTGCCACTACATCTGCCGCCTGTGCTCCTTCGTCGGTGCctacaccaacaccaccaacatgcGCAAGCACATCCAGCACCACCACCCCGAGCGGTTCCAGGACATCCTGGACCACACGCGGCCCACCACACGCCCCTTCTACACCAACACGCTCACCCGCATGCGGCCGCCGCAGAACTTCCCCGTCGCCGCCGCCCAGGGCCCCACGTACCCGCTGGTCTACGCGCAGAGCGTCGCGCCCAAGAGGATGATCCTGCCTAAGCCCCCGGAGCTGAACTTCGGCCACGCCCACGGCGGGGGCACGGACCACACTCTGACCCCAACGGTGCCCGCCCAGCCGCCGCAAGTGCCTTCGTCGCAGCACGCCTCCTTGATCCTGCCGCCCACGCAGGCGCCCGCCACCTCGGGCCTGTCCTACTCCTCCCAGGTGCCGTCAGCCGCCGTGGCCACGCCGTCGGCCTCGCCGGCGCACCCGAACGCGGTGACCGCCTGCGAGCTCAGTCCGGAGGAGTCGAAGCTCGTGAACCAGTTCTTCCCTCCCTTAGGCGAAGCCACCGAGTGCTCAAGCGATTCGGACACCACGTCTCGAG gTCTCCCGGGcacggaggagagaggggcaggcGAGTTCGGGCAGGGGGGCGAGGACATGCCCGTGTCACTGTCCCCGGAGCAGTTCCTGTCGGAGGCCAGCGAGCGGGAACCGACTCCTG CCCCGACCCCCACCCCTCCAAAGCCTG AGAGTTACCAGCTGCGGCATAACAACCACCTGACGATCGTGCTGGAGGCCCTCGCTCGCGATGAAGCCTTCATGGACGTCACGCTGACCGCCCAGGGAAGGTCTCTCAAAGCCCATAAG TCAGTGTTGTCAGCTGTCAGCCCTTATTTCCGGGGAGTGTTGCGGGACAACCCGTGCCAGCATCCCATCATTATTATGCCACGGGATGTTCGCTTTGAAGAGCTTTACAGCATAGTCAATTATATTTACAA GGGTGAAATGACAGTAGCAGCAGAAGATCTGACTTCGTTACTGAAGACCGCTGAAATTCTCCAAGTGTCAGGCCTGGCACCTTCGGATTCGACGGCAACGGTGAACCCCAGCACAGAATCTTGCGCTACCGGCAATGTCCGGTCTTCTTCTGCCTCCTCATCCTCGTCGTCTTCCACCCACCCGCCCGGGGCAAGAACAGTGAGGCCCCCCAAGGCAACTCCTCAGGGAGTCGCCACACCACCAGCCAGACCCAAATCTCGAGACTGTATGATAAACCCAACAGATTTCATGGATGTGGACATGACTTGTGTTAAGGAG GAAGTAGCAAGTggaggcgaagaagaggaggacagtGCAAATAACGAGGTTGCCATTCCGCCCCCGGCAAACGAAAATGGAAAGCAAGACGAGCCCCAGGAAACAAGAAACAGTTCCCCAACTATAGAGCATGTACAAGAGACGACTCCAACGGTACCTGTCAGTCAAGTCCAAGAACCCACGACCACAGCAG ACCCGACCATAAAATCGGAGCCCGGAGGTTCTGTAGATCACCCCCCTGCCAGCATTGCCCCTGAAGACCCCATACCGTTCATGTGTCCCCACTGCCAAGAAATACACAgaagtaatgaaatgataatgtcaCATCTCAGACTGAAACATCCAAGTAAGCCCAGTTTTGTTTGCGGATGTGGACGCGTGTTTGTTCGGCAGCTCCAGCACCAAGCCCACACAAGAGTATGTTCTAGTTCATCTTGA